The genomic segment CGCTTTCGGGAATGAATGGCGCGACTAAAAGAGCCGAAAGCCTCAGCACCTCATGGAGAACGTGCAACACGCCGTTCAAACGCTCAATGTTCCCTTCTTTTTGAAGTTTCCAAGGCATCGTCTCGTCAATGTACTTGTTGCCCCGGCCAATAAAGATCCAGACGAGCTTTAGCGCTTCGTCGTAAGAAAACGTCTCCATAGCTTTGTCCACCGAGGCGATGGTGGATTCGGCAAGTCCTCGAACCTCCGCGTCTAAAGGTTGGCTCAATCCACTAGAGGGCACGATACCGCCGGCGTAGGAAGCGATCATCGTCAGCGTTCGGTGCAGTAAGTTGCCCAGGTCGTTGGCCAAGTCACTGTTGATGCGCCCAACCAACGCTATTTCGGAGAAGTCTCCGTCGTTACCGAAGGGAACCTCGCGCAAAAGGAAATAGCGAAAGGCGTCTGCCCCGTAAAGCTCTGCCATCTTGAACGGATCCACGACGTTGCCCTTGGATTTGCTCATCTTCTCCCCGTCTACCGTCCACCAGCCGTGGGCCATCACCGCCACCGGAACGTTAATGCCGAGAGCCAAAAGCATCAGTGGCCAAATGACGCAGTGAAAGCGGATGATGTCCTTGCCAACCATGTGGCGCGCCGCGAGCCAATATTTTTCGAACATCTCTGGATTATCCAAATATCCCACCGCCGTGGCGTAGTTGATCAAGGCGTCGAACCAGACGTACACCACGTGTTTCTCGTCTCCCGGGATGGGGATGCCCCACTTGAGCGTGGTCCGAGAAACGGATTGATCGCGCACTTCTCCACGCAGAAAACTCATGATCTCGTTATACCGGATTCGGGGCATGACGCCCCGCAAATTTTTTTCATAATGAGCGATCAACTGGGGAACGTATTTCGAGGCCCTAAAGAAATAGCTTTCTTCTTTCATGGTCGTCAGGGGTCGTCCGCAGTCGGGACAGGTATGGTTTTCCCCCATGCCGCTCTCCGGCACATAGGTTTCGCAAGGCACGCAGTACCATCCCTCGTAGCTCCCTTTGTAAATGTCTCCTTGGTCCATTAGTTTTTTGAATATAGCTTGCACCACACGGACATGACGGTCCTCGGTGGTGCGGATGAAGTCGTCATTGCTGATGTTCAGGACCTTCCAGAGTTCCTTGAAGTTGACGTGAATCTTATCAACCAACTCCTGGGGAGTTATGCCTTTTTCCTCGGCGGCGGTCTGGATCTTTTGCCCATGCTCGTCGGTGCCAGTTAAGAAGTAGACGTCGAAACCTTTCATACGTTTATAGCGACTCATGACGTCACACGCGATGGTTGTATAAGCGTGTCCGATATGAGGAATGTCGTTAACGTAATAGATCGGCGTCGTAATGTAAAAGTTTTTCTCCTTGTCCATATCCTTCTCCATAATGGAACCTCCGTTTTCGAGTTTTGCTTCGAGCTTCAATTATAGAATCATAGCACCTTCATAGCGCCTTCGCGCGTCCATTCCATAGTGTTTTATATAGTGTTTAGTGTTTTATATACCGCCTGATTTCATCATTCTCTTCATGCTCTTCATCTATACGCGCTATACTGTTAGCATCACTGTCGCGTGAAGAACGGGCCCTTATGAAGCGCGTTTACACTGGTGGAAAATGTGATAGAAAACTTATCCCTATCATGAAAAGGAGCGTATCGCGATGATAGAAACGTTAGCCGTCATCCCAGCGAGGTACGGAAGTACTCGCCTGCCGGGGAAGCCTCTTGTGAAACTTTCTGGAAAAGAACTGATATTGAGGACGTGGGAAGGAACGCGAAAAAGCGCTTTGGTTGATCGCTTGATCGTGGCTACAGATCATGAAAGCATTGCCACTCTCGTCGAGAAAGCAGGCGGCGAGGTCATGATGACTCCCTCGGGCCTTTCCACCGGCAACGACCGCGTCGCCTACGTGGCGGAACGGGTTCCATCGCGATTCGTCGTGAACGTCCAAGGGGACAATCCTTTAGTGACGCCTAAACTGCTCGACCCCTTGATCGTGGCGTTGCGAACGGATCCCGAGGTCAGATTGGCAGTTCCGGCCAAGCGCATCGAACACGCGGAAGAAGCGGAAAAAACTTCCGTTGTAAAAATGGTTTTCGATGAAAACGGGCGAGCTTTATACTTCAGCCGCTCGCTCATTCCTTTTTCTAAAGATCCGGCAACAGCGCGTTTCAAACACATAGGCATTTACGCTTGGCGGCGAGACGCGCTGTTCGAGTTCGCGTCCTGGCCCCAGAGCGCCATCGAAAAAGCGGAAAGCTTGGAAATGCTTCGACTGCTGGAGAAAGGCGGCGTTATCCACTGCGTCGAGACAAACATAGATGCGATAGAAATCGACACCCCGGAGGACATTGCGCTTTTCGAGGCGTTTCATGACAAAAAAATTAAAGAAAAAAGTTAAAGAAAAAAGTTAAAGAAAAATAAGGGTAAGCGTTCAAGCCCTTTTTATCCGATTCTCACCTGGCAAAGGTTTTCGTTAAAGGGGGTCTCGGGGGGGCCAGTGAGGTCGCTTTTGGCCGAACGGGCTCTGCCCCCCTGAGCTTGAACAATTACAAATAAGGTGTCTTTAACA from the Synergistaceae bacterium genome contains:
- the kdsB gene encoding 3-deoxy-manno-octulosonate cytidylyltransferase, with amino-acid sequence MIETLAVIPARYGSTRLPGKPLVKLSGKELILRTWEGTRKSALVDRLIVATDHESIATLVEKAGGEVMMTPSGLSTGNDRVAYVAERVPSRFVVNVQGDNPLVTPKLLDPLIVALRTDPEVRLAVPAKRIEHAEEAEKTSVVKMVFDENGRALYFSRSLIPFSKDPATARFKHIGIYAWRRDALFEFASWPQSAIEKAESLEMLRLLEKGGVIHCVETNIDAIEIDTPEDIALFEAFHDKKIKEKS
- the metG gene encoding methionine--tRNA ligase, with the protein product MDKEKNFYITTPIYYVNDIPHIGHAYTTIACDVMSRYKRMKGFDVYFLTGTDEHGQKIQTAAEEKGITPQELVDKIHVNFKELWKVLNISNDDFIRTTEDRHVRVVQAIFKKLMDQGDIYKGSYEGWYCVPCETYVPESGMGENHTCPDCGRPLTTMKEESYFFRASKYVPQLIAHYEKNLRGVMPRIRYNEIMSFLRGEVRDQSVSRTTLKWGIPIPGDEKHVVYVWFDALINYATAVGYLDNPEMFEKYWLAARHMVGKDIIRFHCVIWPLMLLALGINVPVAVMAHGWWTVDGEKMSKSKGNVVDPFKMAELYGADAFRYFLLREVPFGNDGDFSEIALVGRINSDLANDLGNLLHRTLTMIASYAGGIVPSSGLSQPLDAEVRGLAESTIASVDKAMETFSYDEALKLVWIFIGRGNKYIDETMPWKLQKEGNIERLNGVLHVLHEVLRLSALLVAPFIPESAGKIWKQLGYAGSPLAEKIDAFRWGDGAGVKVGRAEVLFPRIDLEQWKKDRQRNAEATAATPQAIEHEPEIGIEEFRAVEMRVAQIIKVEEIPKSKKLYKLEIDLGYERRTICSGVKAFFKPEELVGQRAIVVTNLKPAKLCGIESNGMILAASVKGGANERLTLVAPASDIPLGSRVS